The following DNA comes from Pseudanabaena yagii GIHE-NHR1.
TTCGTAAAACGTCTGATCCGCAAGCGTACTATGCCCCTTGGTACTAGAAGGTTAGTAATTCTTCCATTGTCATTGCTAATCTGCAAGGAATTGATCCGCACCGTTGTTTGTTCGGCAACATTGACAAACCCCACTCCCGTATCAACACTCAAGACGGCTGTTGATTGTCCCGATGTCACAATTTCATCGCCAATATTTGTGAGGCGATCGCCTTTACGGGCAGGACGATTAGTATTCTGATTACGAAAGAATACATTGCCTTGTATTTGCTCTACTTGTAAATAACGATTGGTTTTGACCTGCACTTGTGACTGAGCACTGCTCAATTCTACTTTTCCGCATAGCACCAAAATACAAGCTGCACTACTATAGCAAAGTACACCCAAAAACTTTTTGTTCCAGAATCTTTGACGAGTAAGACTATTGCTCATACTTAGGTATAAAGATGAAATACAAAAACTAAATATTTATGTAGCGCTTTTCAAGCAGACGAGTTACATAGGTTTATTTCCTCGCCTTCGGTGGAGAAATAAACTTGTACTTCACTAGAATGGAAAACTCTATATACCTAGATTAAGCCTTTATTAGACGTAAAAAAGTTAATTTCAGTAACAAACTAAACAAATCTAAGACAAAAAATTAAAAAGGCATCAAAATACTAGAGAATAATTTGCATTAGTGAGACAAACTAATTGCGAGTTCTAATAGCCTAAGCAATCTCTAAAACCTATGGATACTTTGGTTTAGGGGGTTGGCTTTACTTTCAATTTGAAAGAATTAAACAGTTCTAAGTAGCTAAACATAATTAATAATCAGCAAAAAGCTGTAGTGTAGACACAGCTTACACCATAGTTTTTTAAGTTTTATATTAGACCTCTTGCAGAACCGAAAATATAATAAATTTAGCGGCTTTACTCAATCTTATTGAAAGATTCCACTCTATATTTAATTACGCTTAGCTACTTAGTTACTTAACTTTTACAACTTCAGAATCAAAAAATTTGCTAAGCAAATTTTTTGATTCTGAAGTTTGAGAGAGGGTTGGCATAGCCAACCCTCTCTCAAACTTCGCCAAAAATCGACGTTAAATACTAGAAGACTTTGAGTGATTCAATTTCCATTTCAGATAATCTTCTACTGTTGGGAAATATTGCATCACTCCATCTAAGCCTTCAGGTCTACCTTTGAGATAACCTTCTAAATATGCCGAATCATCTTTACGTGGCAAAACTCCCCCGTCGCGATCGCGTTGTCCTTCTTGATAACGAGTTTCTCTAATGTTTCCGAACATAATACTCACCCATCCCCTTTTCACGCTTTGAAAAGCTTTTTAGATATGTCTCTATTGTATCTGGTATAACAAAAACGAACAAACAGTCTTGATTGTGGAAAGCATAACTAAAAGTGATTGTAAAAGGCTTAAGCATCAGCCTAAAGTATGATGCTTAAGTTTAGTTAATGGTATGCAAGAATCTCGATCCGATTGCCAGCAGGGTCACGTAGATAAAAGCGATCGCAATTTACTAATGGTTGGAGATCGGGAATAATCTCAACGTTCAGCTTTTGTAAATGCTGACGAAAAGCTTCCAAATCCTCGACTTGAAAAGCGATATGTCTTCTCGTTGTAGCGTTATGGATTTCTGGTTCCGTCGCAATATGAACTTGAGTATTCCCCAGTTGATACCATGCACCTACAGCTTGTAGTGATGCAGGTTTTGGGATTTCCGATAATCCTAGCGCCTGACCATAGAAAAAGAGCATGTCCGCTTCTAATTCAGGGGTGGAAGTAACTTGGATATGGTCGATCGCTTTAAGCCACATATTTTTTCTCCTAATTGATTTAGCTCAAAAGTGTAATTGAATGGGCGCATCGCGCCCACTCAATTACACTTTTGAGGTTTGGACTTCTGATGTTTCCAAATCTGGTTCGCGATAGTCTGCTAATGCGCCGAGATTTTTGAGACTGGGGAATAACCAGAGAGTAGCAAATACTACGGCGATCGTGCCAATACCACCACCGACGACAGCAAGAATAGGACCAAATACTGCTGCTGCTAAACCTGACTCAAAGCCGCCTAGCTCATTGGATGCGCTGATAAAGACGCTATTGACAGCAGCAACTCGACCGCGTAAATTTTCGGGGGTGCGAATTTGGACGAGGGTATGACGAATGACAACACTAATCATGTCGAGCGCTCCGCTAAAGACTAACATCAACAATGAGAGCCAGAACCAACGGGATAGACCGAAAATAATCGTGACTATGCCGAACCCAACTACTGACCAGAGCATCGCTAAGCCTGCACGACGGAACGGTGGCAAGTGAGCGATAATTACTGCCATCGTTAAGGCTCCAATTGATGGCGCAGCTTGGAGAAAGCCGAGTTCTAAGGGACCAACTTGGAGAATATCCTTCGCAAAAATTGGTAACAGGGCAGTTGCGCCGCCAAGAAGAACTGCAAACAGATCAAGGGAAATCGAAGCAAGAATTAGTTGATTATGCCAAACAAATTTGAAACCTGCGGATAGCGCCTTAATCGATATTGGTTCTGAAGAATAAGTAACAGGGCGTTTGGGAATGACTGCCACAGCGATAAAGCAAGATAGCGCCGCCAATGCCGAAAATAGATATACTCCCGTAGCGTTACCGAGAATGGCGATCGCTAATCCACCTAAAGCGGGTCCCGCAACAGCCGCGATTTGGAAACTGCTACTGTTCCAAGTGGCGGCATTGGTAAACATATTGATGGGGATTAACTGCCAGACAAAGGCATCACTGGCGGGTTTCAGGAATGCACGACCAATGCCAATCAAGGTAAGAAGTATATAGATCCATGCGATCGCCCCTTTACCATAGGAAATCGCCGCAAGTCCGAGGGAGCAGAGTGTGAGCAGGAAAATGGCAAATAGGATTGTCTTTTTGCGATCATGGCGATCGGCGACATGACCCGTTAATAGCGTTAACAGGATCATCGGTGTGACTTGTGCTAAGCCCACACCACCCAAGGCTAAGGCGGAACCTGTGCGATCATAAATCTCCCAACCAAGGGCTACGGTTTGCATTTGGAAGGAAGTGAAAATGAGAATTCTACCGATCGCAAAGAGGCGAAAATCACGAATTCTGAGTGCCGCAAAGGGATCAGGGCGATCGGAGAGATGGTTAATTTCAGGTGAGGTTTGCGAAGATTTTTGATTGGGGCTTTGCGGATGGGAACTCATGGTAATGCGTAAAGAAAAAGCTTCACGGAGTAGATTTGGATTCAAAAACTTGGTAGAGAAGCGCTAAACTGTCATCAATTTTGGCGATCTGTTCCTCACTCAGGGAGTCCAGCAGATCGGCGATATAGGCACGGGTTAAATCTCTGGCAGCATCAAGATGGGCTTTGCCGTCGGGGGTCAATTTTAGAGAAACGCGACGACGCTCCGATGGATGGTCACAGCGATGGACAAAGTTGCGTTGGACAAGGCGTTCCGTATTCGCTGAGGCAGTGGCACAGGTTACGCCTAAATGTTCTGAAAGTTCGACTAAGGATGCACCGGGGTTACGATCTAAAAAAGCTAGAGTCCGAAACTGGGGAACCGATAGTTCAGTTGCCTTGCGATCGCGCATATCAGCGCGAATAAATCGCATGACTAAGGGAATTGTTTCCATTACTTTTGCCGCACATTGTTTGGATAATGTGGAGTCCAAGACTGGAGTAATGGATTCTGAAGCTGATTGGCGAACTGACTTTTTCGATCCCATGGGATAGTTAACTCTTAGCTGATATTGGTTGTTACAGGGCAAAAGAGTATCCCTTTGGGATACTCTTTGTCATTTTATCCCGTTACATTCCAATCTGACGATATAGGCGACCACCAATAAAGGTGAGGGTAATCAGGACTAACACCAAAACTACTGTGTCAAAGCCATAGCCATAGATACTTGTGCCATTCAGGAGCATCACCCCCCGCAGGGCATCAACCTCATAGGTCAGGGGGTTAATATGGGACACAAACTGCAACCAAGGCGGCATAATCTCGATCGGATAAATGGCATTACTGGCGAAGAATAAGGGCATGGTCATCAATTGTCCCATTCCGTTAAAGCCTTCGCGGGATTTGACTAAACACGCCACGATGATCGAAAAAATTGAGAAACAAGCTGCGCCGAGCATCACGATTAGTAAGACACCTAACATGGCGATCGCACTAAAGTTAAGCTGCACTCCCAAAGCAAAGGATAGGAAATAAACAACCAACACCTGTGATAAACAGCGCACACCCGATGCAACCCCTTTGCCTAAAACAATGGCGGCGCGAGGAGTAGGACTGACCAGAAATTTATGGGCTAATCCTAGATCCCTTTCCCAAATTAGCGACATCCCGCCACTAAAAATTGATACAAAGAGAACACTCTGAGCAAGAATGCCTGCCGCCATAAAATCTAGATAGGGTAAGCCATTGGTCGGAATACCACGAATCCTCGTAAATACCTGTCCGAAGATCAGCAACCACAACACAGGCTGCACCGCCCGCACGATCAGATCCGTAGGATCGTGACGCAGTTTCCGCACTTCCAGTTCGGTAATGATCAGCGTCTTATTAATAAATTCAGCGATCGCCTGCCAAAGATTGCGTTTTTTAAGCCGTCTCGAACCTTGCGCCAAATTATCCCAACCGTTGAGCCGTCCGCCGATTTCTAGATGTTTCACGATAATCACCTCCTCCTGTTGTCAATTGATCGCCTGTGTAATGGATAAATACATCGTCCAATGTGGCATTCTCACGATTGAGAGAAGCTTTGAGTTCGCTAGGAACGCCTGTGATAACTACCTTGCCCGCCTGCATAATCGCCACGCGATCACACAAACTATCAGCTTCTTCCAGAAAATGCGTTGTCAAGATAATCGTGGTTCCATACCTTTCTCGTAATTGCTTCACCAATGTCCAGACATAGCTACGGGCAAGGGGATCTAGACCCACAGTTGGCTCATCGAGAAAGAGAACTTGAGGTTGATGCAGCATTGACTGCGCCACTTCTAAACGACGAATCATCCCGCCCGAATAATTTCGTACCAGCCGATGAGCCGCTTCTTCTAAACCCATAAATTCCAATACATCACGAATGCGGGTTTCGCGATATTTGCGAGGAATGTCATAGAGTTTAGAAAAAATCAATAGGTTCTCATAACCCGTGAGGCTACCGTCGGCGGATAGTGACTGCGGCACATAGCCGATCGCTCGACGAATTTCGGAAGATTGATGGGTGAGGTCTAGACCTGCGATCGCGGCATTACCAGAACTGGGAGGCAAGAGCGTCGTCAGCATTTTAATCGTGGTACTTTTGCCAGCCCCATTAGGACCTAATAAACCAAATACCTCACCCGCTTTGACCTGAATATTGACATTATCCACCGCCCGCATTTGTCCAAAATCTCGCGTCAGCGATCTCGTCTCTAGCATTAAATGTTCATCGCTATAGTTATGCTCAAGATGATCTTGAGCATTGTACTGCTCGGTGTTTCCATGAAATCTAGTCACAGTTAGTACTGCTCCTTAACTTAATCAAATTTATGCAAATGAAAGAAAAAACAAAGAAAAAAACAAAGAAATAATGAGAATTAAATAGTTAGATACTCTAATAATTTTGACTAACTATTAGAGTATCTAACATTTTGATATATGACAACCCCAATCGGGTTATTTTTGCGGAGAGCTTGTTTTGTGATTTGTCTATAGCAACTTGCCAGACGAATTATGCAAGATGTTGTTTGAGAATATTGCCTAATATGGCAATGCCGCGATCGATATCTTCTAGGGATTGAGAGAAATTGAGGCGAAATGCGGGATAGCCTTGCCCATCAGGGAAAAACAGCTTACCTCTGCCAATGAGTACCTGTTGCGCGGCGGCTTCCTGTCCAACAATTTGCATTGGTGTGTGATTGGGAAGTTGTACCCAGATAAATAACCCACCATTGGGAACTGTCCAGCGTACGGAACTAGGAAAATGCTGTTCCATTGCTTGCAGCATTCGATCATGTCTTTGGTGATTGATGGTACGCAAATGATTAAGATGGCGGCGATAATGTCCAGAGGCAATATATTCGCTAGCGATCGCTTGAGTTACGGTGGAGACATGCAAATCATGGAGCAGTTTTAGTTCCACTAGAGCTTGATAATGCTTACCAGTAGATACCATATAGCCGACTCTCAGCCCCGGCATCAGTGATTTGGAGAATGTACCAATGTAGGTGACTAAATCACTACGATCTAGAACCTTGAGAGGGGCGGGGGCTGGTTCAAAGTTCAATCCTTCATAGGCATTGTCTTCTAAAATAGGACAGTTATATTTTTCCGCTAGGGAGATTAACTCGCGGCGATGGGATTGCGATGTCGTAATTCCTGTAGGGTTGTGCAGGGTGCTGACGGTATAGATCAGCTTAGGTTGGTGACTACGCAAATATTGATGGAGCAGTTCCAAATTCATGCCATCATTCTGCATGGGAATACCAATCACCTTGATACCCATCTTTTCTAAAATTGCGATCGCGCCATGATAGGTCGGACATTCCACAATTACCCAATCCCCTGCACGGAGATAGTACTGAAATGCTAGGGATAGAGCCTGTTTAGAGCCATTAGTAATAATCAAATTATCCGCCGATGCCTCCAGTCCCAATTTCCATGCGAGCATCTGCGCTACCTGCTTGCGAAGGGTAAACTGTCCTTGGGGGAAGTCATAGCTAAACAGCACGTCAGCTACCTGAGTCATCGCTCTACGGGCAATTTTAGCCAGATCTTCTAATCCCGATGGGCGTGGAAATCCTGAAGTAAAGTCAATCACATCGGGATGTAGCTGCGCTTGCAGAGAATCCATGTACTGATCGAAAAATGACTCGCCCCACTTACTGGGAATTACAACCTCTTGATCGGTTTCAAGGGTAGAACTACGCTCAGGGGAAAGCATCGCATTATTCACAAAGTAGCCTGCGCCTTGCTTAGCAGACACTAGACCATCGGCTTCAAGAACACTATAGGCTTCGATCACAGTCAACTTATTTACCTGCACACTTTCGGCGAGAGCACGGATCGATGGTAGTTGCTCTCCTGCTTGCAGCGCTCCCGATGTAATCAGATGACTAATGCGATCGCGGATTTGGAGATAGATTGGCTCTTGGGCAGAGCGATTTAAGGGAATTCTCATAGGGCAAGCACTACTGAGATAGTGAAAGCAGTATATAGCGATCGCCTCTCAAATTACCTAGTACAATTTTCACTAATTTTACTAGAACAGTGAAATATTTTGCCAACTGTACTAGTAAAATTGCTTAAATTTGTACCTTCCGCATCCTCTAACTAAAAGATAACAATAGGAATTGTGAAACCTTCGCAATTGGGATAGCAAAATTATGCGAGTCTCTTTTATTCCTAATCCTATTAATATTTGGGAAGCTCTTGGCAAAGCCTTCCAAAATATCACCCAAGCTACCTTTAATCAAAATGACGAAGCCAAAGTTTGGCAAAAAACTGATCGCTTGGGTAATTCCTACTGGTGTGTTTACGATCCTAAGACTGGTCACTCTGCGAACTTTGGTACAGAAGAAGAAGTGATGAATTGGATTGAAAGCCATTATTATTTCTAGTCCTGAAATGAGAGTATAAAGCGCTCAAAACAGAATAAACAAGTTTTTACAAAGCAACCTTTGTAAAAACTTGTTTGAGGTTCTGCTATTTTCGGTTTGCACTACAATAGGAGGAACTTTTACAAGCCTACCCAAGTACCTAAACCAATGATTGAACTCTACTATTGGCCGACTCCAAACGGTCATAAGATTACGATCTTCTTGGAAGAAGCAGAACTAGAGTATGAGATTTATCCCATTGATATTCGCGTTGGCGACCAGTTCAAACCCGAATTCCTGAATATTTCGCCGAACAATCGGATGCCTGCAATCATCGATCGCCATCCATCGGATTTGGGAGATGCCATATCTGTATTTGAGTCGGGAGCGATTTTGCAGTATCTCGCCGAGAAAACAGGAAAATTTTTACCCACAGCTTTGCGCGATCGCACTAATGTCATGCAATGGCTATTCTGGCAAATGGGAGGTTTAGGTCCAATGGCAGGACAAAACCACCATTTCTCGCAATATGCACCCGAAAAAATTCCCTATGCGATTGATCGGTATGTAAAGGAAACCAATCGTCTCTACGGAGTCCTCAATCATCAACTCGAAGGAAAAGACTACATTACTGGCGAATACTCGATCGCTGATATGGCTTCCTACCCTTGGGTACTCCTTCACAAGCATCAACAACAAAATATCGAAGACTTCCCCAATCTTCAGGCTTGGCTGCAACGCATAGGTGATCGCCCTGCGGTGATTCGCGCCTACGAACGCGCTAAACCCTTTGCTAATCAACCAACGATTACCGAAGAAAGCAAGAAAATTCTCTTTGGACAGACTGCGGAAAATTTACAAACTAACAAATAAATTTGAAATGTACAGCTTCAATACTCAAAGACCTTGTTAATAGTGTTACTGAGCAACACTGTTAACAAGGTCTTTGAGTATGAATTAATTGTCAAATGGCTCTATATAGGAAGAATTAAGCGATAGGACTGAGCTTTAATCAGAATAGAGAGTCCTAGATAAATTAAGATCAGAGGACAGATTTTGCTGCCATAACGAGTAACTAAAACAGAAATTCCAGGGAAGCGAGTTAGGCTATAGGAACATAGACACCAGAAACCAACAGTCATGTAGCACATGCTCAAGATCACGCCAAGACTAGGTAAGCTACAAGTAGCAAATAAGGGGACATAGACTGCGATATTGTTGCCTCCATTAGAGATATGGACAGCAGTAACTCGATGAGTCTTAGGATCACGAAGGGTTGACCATAGTGATTGCTTAATGCGAGGTCTGCCAACTTCCGTATGGACACGCTCTAATTCATCGGAGCTATCATTATTTTCTTCTTTGCTTAGTAGCTGATTGATCCCAATAATGATGGGTAAGCATCCCAGCAAGCCAATCCACATGTCAGGAACTACCATTCCGACAAAGAAGCCAATCAAACTAATGCCGACTAACACCGTAAATCCAAGGAATTCGCCAACTACGACATGACGGGGACGAAAGGTGCGACTTACTCGACTGAAGAATGATGTGAGATAAATATTATCGTCAAGGGTTGTTGCCACTGCAACTGCGAGACCTGTGGCGATTGTCCCTTCTAACCAACTCATCTTGAGTTCTCTCCTTCCAATTTGCTTGTTTAATTGAGTTCATATTATTAGCTTTTTTCTATAGGAACAAATATTCTTTCTTGTCAAAATGATAATTTGAATTTATCAATAAGAAAGCATATCGACATTTTTCTTGCAGGCTCAAGAATAGAAGTTTTGGATTGTAATATTGAAGGCTAAAAGTATTGACGAGATTGACTTTTACTGTTTACAAAGCATCAATTTGCGAACCCTGTTAAGCCCAATATCAATCACTTGAAGTTATCGTTTTAAAAAGAAACTATATTTGATTTTATTAGTTGCGATCGCTATATTGAATTCATTCGTAATGAAACTTCAATACAAATAGATTCCATCTTTTTAACGCGAGAATTCCGTTAATTAATAATATGAATTCACTACTAACCTCAATCCCTACAGCAATAACTGCATTCACTGCCACGAACCTTGATGACGTACTTATTCTGTTGCTCTTTTTCTCACAGGTAAG
Coding sequences within:
- a CDS encoding MFS transporter, with the translated sequence MSSHPQSPNQKSSQTSPEINHLSDRPDPFAALRIRDFRLFAIGRILIFTSFQMQTVALGWEIYDRTGSALALGGVGLAQVTPMILLTLLTGHVADRHDRKKTILFAIFLLTLCSLGLAAISYGKGAIAWIYILLTLIGIGRAFLKPASDAFVWQLIPINMFTNAATWNSSSFQIAAVAGPALGGLAIAILGNATGVYLFSALAALSCFIAVAVIPKRPVTYSSEPISIKALSAGFKFVWHNQLILASISLDLFAVLLGGATALLPIFAKDILQVGPLELGFLQAAPSIGALTMAVIIAHLPPFRRAGLAMLWSVVGFGIVTIIFGLSRWFWLSLLMLVFSGALDMISVVIRHTLVQIRTPENLRGRVAAVNSVFISASNELGGFESGLAAAVFGPILAVVGGGIGTIAVVFATLWLFPSLKNLGALADYREPDLETSEVQTSKV
- a CDS encoding VOC family protein is translated as MWLKAIDHIQVTSTPELEADMLFFYGQALGLSEIPKPASLQAVGAWYQLGNTQVHIATEPEIHNATTRRHIAFQVEDLEAFRQHLQKLNVEIIPDLQPLVNCDRFYLRDPAGNRIEILAYH
- a CDS encoding MarR family winged helix-turn-helix transcriptional regulator translates to MGSKKSVRQSASESITPVLDSTLSKQCAAKVMETIPLVMRFIRADMRDRKATELSVPQFRTLAFLDRNPGASLVELSEHLGVTCATASANTERLVQRNFVHRCDHPSERRRVSLKLTPDGKAHLDAARDLTRAYIADLLDSLSEEQIAKIDDSLALLYQVFESKSTP
- a CDS encoding ABC transporter ATP-binding protein is translated as MLETRSLTRDFGQMRAVDNVNIQVKAGEVFGLLGPNGAGKSTTIKMLTTLLPPSSGNAAIAGLDLTHQSSEIRRAIGYVPQSLSADGSLTGYENLLIFSKLYDIPRKYRETRIRDVLEFMGLEEAAHRLVRNYSGGMIRRLEVAQSMLHQPQVLFLDEPTVGLDPLARSYVWTLVKQLRERYGTTIILTTHFLEEADSLCDRVAIMQAGKVVITGVPSELKASLNRENATLDDVFIHYTGDQLTTGGGDYRETSRNRRTAQRLG
- a CDS encoding ABC transporter permease → MKHLEIGGRLNGWDNLAQGSRRLKKRNLWQAIAEFINKTLIITELEVRKLRHDPTDLIVRAVQPVLWLLIFGQVFTRIRGIPTNGLPYLDFMAAGILAQSVLFVSIFSGGMSLIWERDLGLAHKFLVSPTPRAAIVLGKGVASGVRCLSQVLVVYFLSFALGVQLNFSAIAMLGVLLIVMLGAACFSIFSIIVACLVKSREGFNGMGQLMTMPLFFASNAIYPIEIMPPWLQFVSHINPLTYEVDALRGVMLLNGTSIYGYGFDTVVLVLVLITLTFIGGRLYRQIGM
- a CDS encoding glutathione binding-like protein — its product is MIELYYWPTPNGHKITIFLEEAELEYEIYPIDIRVGDQFKPEFLNISPNNRMPAIIDRHPSDLGDAISVFESGAILQYLAEKTGKFLPTALRDRTNVMQWLFWQMGGLGPMAGQNHHFSQYAPEKIPYAIDRYVKETNRLYGVLNHQLEGKDYITGEYSIADMASYPWVLLHKHQQQNIEDFPNLQAWLQRIGDRPAVIRAYERAKPFANQPTITEESKKILFGQTAENLQTNK
- the pdxR gene encoding MocR-like pyridoxine biosynthesis transcription factor PdxR — its product is MRIPLNRSAQEPIYLQIRDRISHLITSGALQAGEQLPSIRALAESVQVNKLTVIEAYSVLEADGLVSAKQGAGYFVNNAMLSPERSSTLETDQEVVIPSKWGESFFDQYMDSLQAQLHPDVIDFTSGFPRPSGLEDLAKIARRAMTQVADVLFSYDFPQGQFTLRKQVAQMLAWKLGLEASADNLIITNGSKQALSLAFQYYLRAGDWVIVECPTYHGAIAILEKMGIKVIGIPMQNDGMNLELLHQYLRSHQPKLIYTVSTLHNPTGITTSQSHRRELISLAEKYNCPILEDNAYEGLNFEPAPAPLKVLDRSDLVTYIGTFSKSLMPGLRVGYMVSTGKHYQALVELKLLHDLHVSTVTQAIASEYIASGHYRRHLNHLRTINHQRHDRMLQAMEQHFPSSVRWTVPNGGLFIWVQLPNHTPMQIVGQEAAAQQVLIGRGKLFFPDGQGYPAFRLNFSQSLEDIDRGIAILGNILKQHLA
- a CDS encoding cadmium resistance transporter; the encoded protein is MSWLEGTIATGLAVAVATTLDDNIYLTSFFSRVSRTFRPRHVVVGEFLGFTVLVGISLIGFFVGMVVPDMWIGLLGCLPIIIGINQLLSKEENNDSSDELERVHTEVGRPRIKQSLWSTLRDPKTHRVTAVHISNGGNNIAVYVPLFATCSLPSLGVILSMCYMTVGFWCLCSYSLTRFPGISVLVTRYGSKICPLILIYLGLSILIKAQSYRLILPI